From a single Bacillus gobiensis genomic region:
- a CDS encoding SDR family oxidoreductase, which yields MNNNKKAVIITGAAGGIGQVLALEYAKEGFFVLSADVNQEGGQALEEKIYSLGLSCRFIKTDAADEEQVKRAVNQAISENRSLYALINNVGKGIWKSPLELELSEWNDVLSTNLTSVFLFSKEAAKIMRKQEEGGAIVNMASTRGLMSEPDSESYAASKGGILAITHALAASLSSDGIVVNSISPGWIETGDYSKLRDIDHSQHFSQRVGLPMDIYKACKYLTDPENRFVTGTDLIVDGGMTKKMIYEE from the coding sequence ATGAACAACAATAAGAAAGCCGTCATCATTACAGGTGCGGCAGGTGGCATTGGACAAGTACTTGCCCTTGAGTATGCGAAAGAAGGATTTTTTGTTTTGAGCGCAGATGTGAATCAAGAAGGCGGACAAGCGCTTGAAGAAAAAATCTATTCTCTCGGCCTTTCCTGCCGGTTTATCAAAACAGATGCTGCCGATGAAGAGCAAGTCAAAAGAGCGGTAAACCAAGCCATATCGGAAAACCGCTCCTTGTACGCTTTAATTAATAATGTCGGTAAGGGCATTTGGAAGTCCCCTTTAGAGCTTGAATTATCCGAATGGAATGATGTCCTTTCTACCAACTTAACGAGTGTATTTTTGTTTTCGAAAGAAGCGGCGAAAATTATGAGAAAACAAGAAGAGGGAGGAGCCATCGTAAACATGGCTTCCACTCGCGGACTGATGTCTGAACCAGATTCTGAAAGCTATGCTGCTTCCAAAGGGGGAATTCTCGCGATCACTCATGCGCTTGCTGCATCTTTAAGCAGTGACGGAATTGTTGTAAACAGTATCTCGCCCGGATGGATTGAAACCGGAGATTACAGCAAGTTAAGGGACATTGACCATTCACAGCATTTTTCCCAACGTGTCGGCCTTCCTATGGATATTTATAAAGCATGTAAGTATCTCACTGATCCGGAAAACCGTTTTGTGACAGGAACCGATTTAATTGTCGACGGTGGAATGACTAAAAAAATGATTTATGAGGAGTAG
- a CDS encoding winged helix-turn-helix transcriptional regulator — protein MGFELCPKVEIALSLLGKRWNGMIIHVLLHGPKRFKDLNEMIPHISQKMLAERLKELEQEGIIKRDVLPETPVKVIYHLTEKGEELKPVLSEIATWADKNCVPELAGNEKNEQQ, from the coding sequence ATGGGATTTGAATTATGTCCTAAGGTAGAAATTGCCCTTTCCTTGCTTGGGAAAAGGTGGAACGGCATGATTATTCATGTATTGTTGCATGGACCGAAACGATTTAAGGACTTAAATGAAATGATTCCGCACATCAGTCAGAAAATGCTTGCAGAGCGTTTGAAAGAGCTGGAGCAGGAAGGAATTATTAAAAGAGATGTTTTGCCCGAAACACCTGTCAAGGTGATCTATCATTTAACAGAAAAAGGGGAAGAGCTCAAGCCGGTATTATCTGAAATCGCAACTTGGGCGGATAAAAACTGCGTACCTGAACTGGCGGGGAATGAAAAAAATGAACAACAATAA